In a genomic window of Mercenaria mercenaria strain notata chromosome 19, MADL_Memer_1, whole genome shotgun sequence:
- the LOC123542291 gene encoding von Willebrand factor D and EGF domain-containing protein-like, whose translation MDGTVAYRVNWYINGTLWIKTGPSFEAEDLVFKGESLNELRLGYQVKCGVIAVGTNGSSESFSDDFYAGWKISDTSLKLSKNGHAFVEVEQTVPLGCAHTVTGQEKCEEMLSLEDPKQTPDVACKAGIHVLNADDDSGDLSYHKIKSLKIGEKWNENKKYRFRLSTIDHNYDDKLYFEMKLLVTMTTRQTPRVHSGRDTLLISTIQVVVTNSEVNRNKRCYSHVDPHMRTADGRYYEQQREGDHMLYRNLAYQTEVQEYARYCNQDYTNGPVCACGVAIRSGADVFMINRCGNFTFLDFKECGDGGILDVERVHDYHYKVTTPIGTIVDISLHRWGKTMNIDIYLSAKDFGNMDGLCGYFDGDNTNDFRHRDGVTVSNGNNDYAFSNSWRLSDEENFLKNDNRLLEKWKKNNGGNRPCSRPESITKNKCKFERRKRREVIVRKGKEKSRQEIMPVAEKIREKRSTGYDISDEKARTICNSSIYEAPAVRDFSDKLADEDPEVVLSQCVYDIVQGNDTVWAGAHVNALNNIATSVISLNPAFAASNSVSVKKFLSQTCLNNCSGHGECSEIGLCTCGGNFRGPDCGIDLRIPPIIYDIQDGGMCDTANDSECDCFVIRTDNIFEGFTYEIDTYELLFDGTRKQIGKSVNVGEYEDVFTGVCCIPEQRKKRSVDDSSDPSIMRFDVVISNDGNNFGQSKSVYVFDSTCVHFEHSGGIVTIVLKDGYCFIGGACVEQKSTLQTPSGCYVCEPKSIPYAWKHVSCGRDNAGLATSTLAAVITGSVFAGIILMALVVYVRCFKGSKKLRTVEDIQTSQAYMSPGPAKKFLGYKWMSPNREMTE comes from the exons ATGGACGGTACAGTCGCATATAGAgtaaactg gtatattaatgGAACACTATGGATAAAAACAGGGCCTTCGTTTGAAGCGGAAGACCTAGTTTTCAAGGGGGAGAGTTTGAATGAGCTCAGACTTGGATACCAG GTCAAATGTGGGGTGATAGCAGTAGGAACAAATGGATCCAGCGAATCATTTAGTGATGACTTTTACGCTGGGTGGAAG ATTTCAGACACATCACTAAAACTGAGCAAGAATGGTCATGCCTTTGTTGAGGTGGAACAAACCGTACCGTTGGGTTGTGCTCATACTGTTACTGGGCAAGAAAAGTGCGAGGAAATGCTTTCACTTGAAGATCCAAAGCAAACTCCCGATGTTGCGTGCAAAGCGGGTATACATGTCttaaatgcagatgatgatagcGGTGATTTATCATATCACAAAATAAag AGTTTAAAAATTGGCGAGAAATggaatgaaaacaaaaagtaCAGATTCAGATTGTCAACAATTGACCATAACTATGACGACaagttatattttgaaatgaaacttcTGGTAACCATGACAACTAGACAGACACCTCGCGTACATAGCGGGCGAGATACTCTG TTAATAAGCACAATTCAG GTTGTTGTAACAAACTCAGAGGTAAACAGGAATAAACGGTGCTACTCACACGTAGATCCTCATATGCGAACCGCTGACGGGAG GTACTACGAACAACAAAGAGAGGGTGATCATATGCTATATAGGAACCTGGCTTATCAAACGGAG GTTCAGGAATATGCAAGATACTGCAATCAAGATTATACAAACGGTCCAGTATGTGCCTGTGGTGTAGCAATAAGATCTGGTGCAGATGTTTTCATGATCAACCGATGTGGCAACTTTACATTTTTGGATTTTAAGGAATGCGGAGATGGAGGCATTCTTGATGTTGAACGAGTACATGACTATCACTACAAG gtAACAACACCGATTGGAACTATTGTGGATATCAGTCTTCACAGGTGGGGAAAGACGatgaatatagatatttatttgtCTGCCAAAGATTTTGGTAATATGGACGGCCTCTGCGGGTACTTTGATGGTGATAATACCAATGATTTTCGGCACAGAGATGGTGTTACTGTTTCGAATGGAAATAATGATTATGCGTTTTCAAATAGTTGGAG GCTGTCTGATGAGGAAAATTTCTTAAAGAATGACAATCGTTTGCTGGAGAAATGGAAGAAAAACAATGGAGGTAATCGTCCGTGCAGCAGGCCTGAATCGATAACTAAGAATAAGTGTAAATTTGAACGACGAAAGCGGCGCGAGGTTATCGTTCgcaaaggaaaagaaaaaagtagACAAGAAATTATGCCAGTGGCTGAAAAGATACGAGAAAAG AGAAGTACTGGCTACGATATATCAGATGAAAAAGCAAGGACGATTTGTAACAGTTCTATATATGAAGCACCTGCAGTTCGGGATTTTTCGGATAAACTGGCTGATGAAGACCCAGAGGTCGTTCTTTCTCAGTGTGTTTATGACATCGTT CAAGGAAACGACACTGTTTGGGCAGGAGCTCACGTAAACGCCCTAAACAACATAGCAACATCAGTAATCAGTCTTAATCCTGCGTTTGCTGCAAGCAATTCCGTGTCAGTTAAAAAGTTTCTTTCACAAACCTGCTTAAATAACTGCAGTGGACATGGAGAATGTTCCGAAATAG GTTTGTGTACGTGCGGAGGGAATTTCCGTGGCCCTGACTGTGGGATAGACCTTAGAATCCCACCCATCATATATGATATACAAGATGGCGGAATGTGTGATACTGCTAACGACAGTGAATGTGACTGTTTTGTTATAAGGACAGATAACATATTCGAAGGTTTTACGTACGAGATAGATACATACGAG ttactttttgatggcacaagAAAACAGATAGGCAAGTCTGTCAATGTAGGTGAGTATGAGGATGTTTTCACGGGTGTTTGTTGTATCCCTGAACAACGTAAGAAACGTTCAGTCGATGACTCGTCGGATCCTTCTATAATGAGGTTTGACGTTGTAATTAGCAATGATGGAAACAACTTTGGACAGAGCAAGTCTGTGTATGTGTTTGACTCCACTTGCGTACATTTTGAGCACTCTGGTGGAATCGTGACCATTGTTCTAAAG GACGGATATTGTTTTATTGGCGGTGCTTGTGTTGAGCAAAAGTCTACCTTACAAACACCATCCGGGTGTTATGTGTGTGAACCCAAGTCAATCCCGTATGCTTGGAAACATG TTTCGTGCGGTAGAGATAACGCTGGATTGGCAACTTCTACATTGGCTGCGGTCATAACAGGTTCTGTCTTTGCTGGAATTATTCTCATGGCTCTAGTTGTGTATGTACGGTGCTTCAAGGGGTCAAAGAAACTACG GACTGTAGAAGACATACAAACAAGTCAAGCATATATGTCACCCGGGCCAGCAAAGAAATTCTTGGGGTACAAGTGGATGTCTCCTAACAGAGAAATGACAGAGTAA